The Wansuia hejianensis genomic interval ATTCCATCCGGATCTTCAGCGGCAGCCCGCAGCGCTCATTAAACACCTTTTCCAATATGCGGTACAGCTCGTCTTCCTTCTCATGGGCGATGACGGAATCATTCAGCTCCAAAACCATGGAATCCTCTGCCGGGAAGGAGATCCGCGCCGTACGAAAGAGATGGAACAGCAGCACATTATAATTTTTCAGTTCCAGCAAAATGCTTGAACGGTACACCTCTAACAGGCGTTCCGGTGTATACTGCCTGGAAAGATAGAATTTTTCAATTATCTTTACCCGCAGCGGCGCACCTGAAAAAAGCTGGCTTCTGATCTCTTCCTCCAGCCTGTATATGTACTTTTTGTGAATCCACTGGCTGCTCACCACATAGACTCTCAGCAGATCTTTCTTTTTGTTAATGGAAACCCGCGCCACCTGCATCGTCCCCAGAAGCTCTGCCAGCTCTCCCTCAGCCTCCAGCCGGGGAAATACAGCCATAAAATCTTTACCGGTAACATCCATAAATACTTTTAACCTCATCCCTGCCGGTACAGCAGCTTATCTCTGCCAGTGCAACAGCTCTTCCCGCAGGGCTTCCACAAGCTCGCCCTCCGGGACTTTCCTGACAATCTCGCCCTTCTTAATCAGCAGCCCGACGCCTTTGCCGCCGGCAATTCCGATATCCGCCTCCCTGGCCTCACCCGGCCCGTTAACCACGCAGCCCATGACGGCCACCTTGATATCCAGCGGGATCTCCTGGACCATGGTTTCCACCTGGTTGGCCAGGCCGATCAGGTCTATCTGCGTCCTGCCGCAGGTCGGACAGGAAACCACCTCAATGCCGCCCTTCCGCAGCCCCAGCGTCTTCAGAATCCGCTTGGCGGATTTGACCTCCTCCAGCGGATCGCCGGTCAGAGACACCCGGACCGTATCCCCGATCCCCTGATACAGAATGATACCCAATCCCACAGCCGACTTAATATTGCCGGAATAGAGTGTCCCCGCCTCCGTGATCCCCACATGAAGCGGGTGATCTGTCCTGGAGGCAATCAGTTCATGGGCACGGGCGCACATCATCACATCTGAGGCTTTGATACTGATCACTAGATTGTCATAACCCATATCCTCGATCAAAGCAGCTTGATTCAAGGCGCTTTCCACTAGCCCTTCCGCTGTCACCCCGCCATACTTCTCCAGAAGCTCCTTTTCCAGCGATCCGCTGTTGACACCTACCCGAATAGGGATATTCCGCTCTTTGGCTGCCTCCGTCACAGCACGCACCCTCTCACGGCTCCCGATATTGCCCGGATTGATCCTGATTTTATCGGCTCCATGTCTGATAGCAGCCAGGGCCAGCTTATAGTCAAAATGAATATCAGCCACAAGCGGAATGGAAATTCTCTTCCGTATCTCTTTCAGCGCTTCCGCCGCCTCCATGGTGGGCACTGCGCAGCGGATGATATCACAGCCCGCCGCCTCCAACGCCCGGATCTGAGCCACAGTAGCCTCTACCTGTTCCGTCTTCGTATTGGTCATAGACTGGATCAGTATGGGATTCCCCCCGCCGATCAGCCTGTTCCCTATTTTTACAACCTTTGTCCTTGTCCTCTCCATCCCGAATCCTTTCAAAGAAAGACGGAAGCCGCTTTCTATCTTCCGTCCTCCAGCCTGTTCCAATCATCCGATTTTATGATCCTGGCGGCAGACATGCCTTCGTCCAGCCTCATTTCAACCCGCTGATACCTTGAGAAACAGTGCGGGCTGCTCCCCTGTCCACCAGGTCAGCTATTACAGCTTGCCTGCCTTGCGGATATACTTTCTGAATGTAAATTCTATGTCAAAGCAGGTCTGCTCCTCGCTCTCCTCCGCCAGTCTCCACTCAGGCATTTCATCCAGATTGGGAAACCATGTGTCCGCCTGATAAGCGAAATCAATCTTGGTCACATAGGCAGTATCGCAATACGGCAGCAGCATTTCATAAACTGCTCCGCCGCCGATCACATAGACATCCTGTGTGTCATACTGTTTTACTTCTTCCAGAAGCGCCTCCCGGCTGTGAACCAGCACCGCGCCCGGCGCCTGGTAGCTCTCATCCCTGGTCAGCACAATATTCACACGATTCTTCAGCGGCAGCCCGCCAGGAAAGCTCTCCAATGTCTTCCTTCCCATTACAACCACATGGCCGGAGGTTTTCTGACGGAAAAATTTCATGTCGGAAGGTATGCTGATCAGAAGCTTATTCTGATAGCCGATCCCCCAATTCCTGTCGGCCGATAAGATAGCATTCATGCTTAAAGTCCTCCTCACCTCAATTCCGTCTCTTTACACAGCGATCGGAATGTTTTTGATCTGGGGGCCTGTCACGTAATTTTCCACAGACAGGTCATCTACGGTGAAATCATAAAAACTCCGGATCTCAGGATTCAGCCTCACCACCGGCGCGTCATGGGTCTCCCGGCTGATCAGTTCCTTAACCAGCGGAATATGCCGGTCATAGATATGCGCATCCGCAATCACATGGAGCAGTTCCCCGGCTTCCATTCCGCTGACCTGGGCAAACATCATGAGCAGCAGCGCATACTGGCAGACATTCCAGTTATTCGCAGCCAGTACGTCCTGGGAACGCTGATTCAGAACCGCATTCAGAGTGAGCCGGGGGCTGTCCGGCTTCTTCGTCACATTAAAAGTCATGGAATAAGCACAGGGATACAGAGCCATCTCATGCAAATCCTGATGCACATATATATTCGTCATGATCCTCCGGCTGTAAGGATTATTCTCCAAATCATACAGCACCCGGTCCACCTGGTCCATCATACCCTCTTTATACTCATGCTTCACACCCAGCTGATATCCGTAAGCTTTACCGATAGATCCATCCCCATCGGCCCACTCATCCCAGATATGGCTGTTCAGATCTCTAATATTGTTGGATTTCTTCTGCCAGATCCAGAGGATCTCATCAAACGCACTCTTGATCCCCGTCCTCCGGAGAGTGATCGCAGGAAACTCCTTCGTCAGGTCATACCGGTTCACCACGCCAAATTTTTTGACCGTATATGCGAAAGTACCGTCCTCCCATTGGGGACGCACCTTTTCTCCCTCAGTGCTGCAGCCGTTCTCTATAATATCCCGGCACATGTCAATAAAAACCTGGTCCGCGTAGCTCATGTATTGTCCTCTCTTTCCATTCGTAAACTTTATGGAACAGCGTGAACTGTTCCTCCGCCCATGAGGGCATGCTCCGTCTCACAGCTGCCGTCCGGGGCTTTTATAATAAATGTCTTATGTGTCTATCATATTACAAATATGGTTTTAAGACAACAAAATATTTTCCTTCACTCATCTTCGCCTTCTAATTTCATTCTCTCTTTCAGATATTGCAGCATACTTTTTTTCTGCGCCGAAAATATGGATTTATTCAGGTTGAATATGTATGCCGTGATACAGGTCACCGCCAGATAGGGCAGCATGCCGTAACCAAAG includes:
- the ispG gene encoding flavodoxin-dependent (E)-4-hydroxy-3-methylbut-2-enyl-diphosphate synthase, whose product is MERTRTKVVKIGNRLIGGGNPILIQSMTNTKTEQVEATVAQIRALEAAGCDIIRCAVPTMEAAEALKEIRKRISIPLVADIHFDYKLALAAIRHGADKIRINPGNIGSRERVRAVTEAAKERNIPIRVGVNSGSLEKELLEKYGGVTAEGLVESALNQAALIEDMGYDNLVISIKASDVMMCARAHELIASRTDHPLHVGITEAGTLYSGNIKSAVGLGIILYQGIGDTVRVSLTGDPLEEVKSAKRILKTLGLRKGGIEVVSCPTCGRTQIDLIGLANQVETMVQEIPLDIKVAVMGCVVNGPGEAREADIGIAGGKGVGLLIKKGEIVRKVPEGELVEALREELLHWQR
- a CDS encoding dihydrofolate reductase, which translates into the protein MNAILSADRNWGIGYQNKLLISIPSDMKFFRQKTSGHVVVMGRKTLESFPGGLPLKNRVNIVLTRDESYQAPGAVLVHSREALLEEVKQYDTQDVYVIGGGAVYEMLLPYCDTAYVTKIDFAYQADTWFPNLDEMPEWRLAEESEEQTCFDIEFTFRKYIRKAGKL
- the thyA gene encoding thymidylate synthase, producing MSYADQVFIDMCRDIIENGCSTEGEKVRPQWEDGTFAYTVKKFGVVNRYDLTKEFPAITLRRTGIKSAFDEILWIWQKKSNNIRDLNSHIWDEWADGDGSIGKAYGYQLGVKHEYKEGMMDQVDRVLYDLENNPYSRRIMTNIYVHQDLHEMALYPCAYSMTFNVTKKPDSPRLTLNAVLNQRSQDVLAANNWNVCQYALLLMMFAQVSGMEAGELLHVIADAHIYDRHIPLVKELISRETHDAPVVRLNPEIRSFYDFTVDDLSVENYVTGPQIKNIPIAV